In Capricornis sumatraensis isolate serow.1 chromosome 16, serow.2, whole genome shotgun sequence, a genomic segment contains:
- the LOC138092350 gene encoding membrane-spanning 4-domains subfamily A member 12-like: MARRYPLRMEARALGAVQIILTMFHYALGFLCASLFLGEEDIKSTGHIPVLLTLGYIVWSSPFFLLSGSMAVSAQKKPTRYKLTSTIVMSIFSACFSACGSIILCIACFSYAAKMQDYVWSQLAGGMLLQYLLFSSVAELIVVSIILSWIVRALRHPEPKTDSYTLSESSVPS, encoded by the exons ATGGCAAGAAGATATCCTTTAAGAATGGAGGCCAGAGCATTAGGG GCTGTGCAAATAATTCTTACCATGTTTCACTATGCACTGGGTTTTCTCTGTGCTTCCTTGTTTCTTGGCGAAGAGGATATAAAAAGCACTGGCCATATCCCTGTATTACTTACACTAGGGTACATAGTATGGTCATCACCATTT TTCCTCCTGTCGGGGTCCATGGCTGTCAGTGCGCAGAAGAAGCCCACGCGGTATAAG CTGACATCCACCATTGTCATGAGCATCTTTAGCGCCTGCTTTTCTGCATGTGGTTCAATTATATTATGTATCGCGTGTTTCTCCTATGCTGCAAAAATGCAAGACTATGTTTGGTCACAG TTAGCTGGCGGTATGCTTTTGCAGTATTTGCTCTTCAGCAGTGTCGCAGAGCTGATCGTTGTTAGCATAATCCTGTCCTGGATTGTGCGAGCACTGCGTCATCCAGAACCCAAAACAGACA GTTACACACTGTCTGAATCCTCTGTGCCTTCATAA